One Thermomonas paludicola genomic window, AGCTATTCGATGAACTGGTGCATGCCTATCTCGCCACCGGTATTGGCGTCGCCGGCATGCAACCCAAGATCATGGTGCCCGACCGCGCCACCATTCCCATTCCCAATCTGATCGTCAAAACCGCTGGCGCAGGTTATCCCGCCCTGACCGCCAACGAATATCTGTGCATGACGGCGGCCGCGCGTGCCGGTATCGACGTGGCCAAGGTCGAGCTGGGCGACGACGGGCAACTGCTGCTGGTGGAGCGCTTCGACCTGGATGACAGTGGGCAGCGCCTCGGCTTTGAAGACGTGGCCTCGCTGATGGGGCTGCGGGTGCGCGATACCCTGTCCGAACGCAAATACCACGGCAGCTACCAGCGCGTGGCAGAGCTGCTGGGCATGATCACCGGCAATCGCCACGACTTGCAGCGCTTCTACGAGCAGTTGGCGTTCTCCATCATGGTGGGCAATGGCGATGCCCATCTGAAAAACTTCGGCGTGCTTTATCACGGGCCCGCCGATGGCATCCGCCTTGCCCCCATGTTCGACGTCGTCACCACCCGCATCTACCGCTATCAGCGCTCCCCCGGCGGCCCGGAACTGGAAGACAACACGCTTGCGCTGCGCCTGTGGTCGGGAAAAGCGCAACGCTCCAAGGCCTATCCCTTGCCGGAAGAACTGCGCCGCTTCGGTCGTGACGTCTGCGGTGTGCGCGATCCGCAGGCGCCACTGGATCGGATTGCCGCGGCCATGGCCGATACCCTGCATGCCGCCGCCGATCCACGCATTCCCGCCGGCCTGTTGGCGCGGCTGCGCCCGGTGTGGGAGAACGGAATCCGGTATGGGCAGTGAGAACCGCAATCCGCCGCACCCCGGCCCGATCCCCCAATCGTTCGCGCTAATCTAGCGTCATGGGGAACCCGACACTCAGCATCATCCTGCCTGCCAAGAACGAGGCCGAGGGCCTGCGCGGCACCTTGCCTGCGCTGCGGGTGGCGTATCCGGGCGCGGAGATCATCGTCATCGACGACGGCTCCACCGACGACACCGTACGCGTCGCCCGCGAGGCCGGTGCCAGTGTCCTGTCCTCGCCGTACTCCATGGGCAACGGCGCCGCCGTCAAGCGGGGTGCCCGTGCCGCCACCGGCGAGGTGCTGGTGTTCATGGATGCCGACGGCCAGCATGGGGCCGAGCATATCGCCGCACTGCTGGCCCGGCTGGACGAGGGCTACGACATGGTAGTCGGGGCCCGCAGCCGGGACGGCCAGGCCAACCTGCACAGAGGGCTTGCGAACGCCTTCTACAACCGTCTGGCCAGCTGGATGACCGGGCATCGGATCATGGACTTGACCTCGGGCTTCCGCGCGGTTCGCGCCGACAAGTTCAAGGAGTTCCTGCACCTGCTGCCCAACGGCTTCAGCTATCCCACCACCAGCACCATGGCATTTTTCCGCAGCGCCTACCCGGTGGCCTACGTGCCCATCCCGGTGGCCAAGCGGGTGGGCAACGGCAGCCACATCCGCCCGTTCAAGGACGGCGTTCGCTTTTTGTTGATCATTTTCAAGATTGCCAGTTTGTACTCGCCCTTGAAGCTGTTTGCGCCGACGGCTGCCGTGTTCTTTCTCGCGGGAGCGGGCTGGTATTTCTGGACGTTCTACCAAGCCGGTCGGTTTACCAACATGAGCATGCTGCTGCTAAGCGCTGCGGTAATCATCTTTCTGATCGGCCTAGTTTCGGAACAGATCACGAATCTCACCTATCTAAAGCACTAGGGACTGGTGTGGCGCGTTGTTCCATGTGCTTTGTGTTGTGCTAGTCGTCAATCATCTTGCGAAGCTCGCTTGGTTGTACACGCCATTCGGCTATGAATCTGGGGTTCGGAAGTTGTGAGCACTCCTGCACTTGTACTCATCACGACCTCCTTTCCCATTGTTGGGGATGGAAGTGAGGCGGCCGGCTCGTTCGTTGTCGATTTGGCCGAGGAGCTGGCAATGCATCTTCCAGTCCGAGTCGTGGCACCTGGCCGCGCCAGTGGACAAGAGCGTTGGTCAGAGGGCATCGAGGTTTTCCGTTACGCGACACCAAGTCGGCCACTGTCTACGCTCAAGCCTTGGCGCGCGAACGATTTGTGGTGTATAGCACGGATACTTCGAGGTGGCTTGGAGGCTACGCGTGCTGCGGCGGCAGGCGGAGTAGTGCATATTCTCGCATTATGGGGCCTGCCTTGTGGGGAGTGGGCGCGAAAAGTCGCGTCGGAGCAGGGTATCGGCTACTCGGTATGGATGCTGGGAAGCGATGTATGGTCGCTGGGAAAGGTGCCAGTGGTTCGAGGCATGCTAGCCAAGGTGATCAGGCGCGCAACTCGTGCCTATGCTGATGGGTACAAGTTAGCTGAAGATGCTCGGCGAATTGCAGGTGTCCCTGTCAATTTTCTGCCAAGCACACGGCGTATTGGGTTAAATAAGTCTTCGATTCCGCGCGATAACCCGCCTTATCGACTGCTTTTTCTCGGTCGTTGGCATCCAAACAAGGGTGTCGATCTGTTGCTTGAGGCGTTAGAATTGCTTGAGGATAACGATTGGCAATTAATCGAGAGGATCGAAATCCAAGGCGGTGGTCCTCTTGAGAGCCTTGTTCGCGCGCGCGTAGAGGTGCTTCGGGAGCGCGGGCATCCGGTCGAGGCAGGGAGATTTTTGACAAAACCAGAGGCTGAGAAGGCAATCGCGAGTTCAGACTGGGTTCTCATTCCGTCACGCATCGAAAGCATTCCTATCGTGTTCTCCGATGCAATGAAATCAAGACGGCCAATAATAGCAATGCCGGTTGGAGACATGCCTCGGTTGCTCTCCTTGCATGAAGTTGGGCACCTTGCTTCGGGTGTTGGCGCAGGCGAATTCGCACATGCCTTGAGTACGGCACTTCATGATAGAGCCTCGCGATTTGAACGTGAGCTGCAGGACGCCAGTGACTGCTTCAGTATCGAAAAGAATGTGGTTGTTAAGATTCTGCAGGCATTGCCTGAACGGTGGGGTGGTATCTCTGTATGAGCGGTAAAATGCGCGGCTACCAATATGATTTCTCTAAAAACCATTCGGAAATGTATTCGGATGAGGGGCGTATCAAGAAAGCGACTACGATGCGCCTTGTCCTGGCCGAGGTCTTCGGGGACAGGCTCCAAGACTTACAGGTGCTTAGTGTGGGGTGCTCTACGGGGATTATCGATTCGGAGTTGGCTGGTGCGGTAGGATCCGTGACCGGGATTGATATTGATGCCGATGCGGTCAGGTTCGCTCAGGAGACCTATGTTGCCAAGAACTTGAATTTCAAAGTTGGCGACGCGATGAATATTGATTTCCAGGATGCGAGTTTTGATGCGATAATCTGCGCGCAAGTTTATGAGCATGTCCCGGATCCTGTGCGTCTGATGAGTGAGATAGAGCGGGTATTGAAGCCGGGGGGGGTGTGTTATTTCGCTGCGACCAACAGGCTCAATCTGATTGAGCAACACTATGGGCTTCCTTTCCTTTCAATAATTCCCGTCAGTTGGGCGAATCATTATCTACGGATACTTGGACGTGGGCAGTTTTATTATGAGCGGCACATGACTTACGGTGAGTTGCGTCGCCTAGTTGAAAACTTTGATGTGGATGATGTCACGCCGCGTCTGCTGGACAATCCGGGTCGCTACGCGGTGTGCTATATGTTTAATGGCCCCAGATTGGCGGCTGCCCGTGCATTGCGGCGACTGGCGTATTGGCTTTTTCCGGGATACATCTGGCTGCTTTGGAAGCGGCAGAAGCGTTGAAGTTTATTTTGCTTTTTCGCAGGCCACCCATCTATGCAGACCTAGTTTGCGCCAGCGCTGATCGCGATCTTTTTTGAGTGGGCGATCTATCCATAATGCGAGTTTTGAGAGCGCACCGAAAGCGAAGTGCCAGCGGTTGCAAAGCAGAAGAAAAGGCAGGAGTGCCGTTGTTCCTGCGTTGCTCCCGCTGGCGACGATCCGCCAGGAGTCAGGGATTATCCGGCGAAGATCGGCCCGTGTTAGTCCGTTGACGGCCAGCTGCTGCGACTTCTTTTTTCGTAGAAAACAGCGAGAGATTCTGTTGAACTCCGATCCGGCTTCCAGCAAAAGAATACAGGAGCCTGGTTTTAAGCTGTCATCGAGCAACTCGAGTCCCCGGGCTGCATCTTCTATTCCGATGTACATGAGCGAAGTAATGGAATAGGCAGCAGAAATGCTGGAGTTGGCAAAGGGTGGCTTTGCAATCGAGCCGCGGATTGCTAGGCCATAGTCGATCTGGAATTTCTTGCAGAAGCCATATTCGTAGTCGAGGCCTATGACATTTTGGATTCCCAAGGTGACGGCTTCATGTGCCATGCGCCCATAGCCGCAGCCGAGATCGGCGACCCATTTATCAGATTGGTTCACAAGTGGGGCAAGTATCCAGCGTAATAGAGATCGATGCCATTTGTCGATCAACTCATTCACCTGGGGGGGCAAGTTTCGCAACAGAACTGCTTGCGGCACATTGCCGAATTCCGCTTGCCGTAAGGACCAGTCTGATTGCAGTCGAGTGTCCAATGATGGTGACTCTTTCACGGCTTGTTCCGTTGCCGGCTTCATTTTCGGCCCCTAAGGCGCAATGCGATCCACAGCAGCGGTATGGCCATTACGTCTGCTAGCGTTAGGACAAGCCGCATCACGATAGCCCAGACCAGCAGGGATGAGGCTGGTAGTCCGTGGAGTCCGCCAAGCCAGATGAAAGCAGCTTCGCGCACAATCAACCCGGACGGCACGAATATCAATAGCGAACCTGCGATGGACGCTAATAGATAGCTTGCGCCCAACCAAAGAGCTTGCGAGGCGCCTTGATCGGTTCCCGCTATCAGTGTCCACATCGCAAAAAACGGTGCCCACTGAAATGTGAGGAGCAGCATGCCGGGCAATAAATTTCTGAATGCATCATCGTTCGATTGTATCTGCGATGATGCAGGCTGGTGGCGAAACTTAATCACATTGCTGGCGCATAAAAGCAGCCGACGACCTTGCTTGCTCCAGATCAGGGGCATTGCTGTGGGAGCCAGCATGAGAATCCATGTGGCGTTTAGTGTGATCGCCGCGAGAATTGAAACCGAGACGACACTAGCCCAAGTATAAACAAGGATTGTTTGCAGCAATGTAGCTTTAATAACTATAGAGATTCCTATGGCTGGCCCGAGTATCTGTGACTCCAGTATCACGCCGAAGATCTTTCCAGGGGTATAGCGCGCCACTTGGCTGACTGCGTAGGCATAGCGGGCGAGACGTCTGCCGATTCCGAGATTGCTGGCGTTCTGGACGAGAATCTCGGCATGAAGACTTGCGGTGATGAGGGTCGTAAGTGTTGCCAATGAAATCAGTGCTGCGTATTTCAGCGGATGTATGCTGGTGCCAGTCGTGGGTAGGGTTGTGATTTGCTCGCGCACGGCATGGAATACAAAGACGAGTCCGCTGCCCATCAAGAGCGTGCCGACGAAGTTCTTCAACCATGGAAAGCGCGATTGGGTCGAATTAGCGAATGTTGATATAGATTGCAACAGCTTTATGAGCTGGTCGCCAATTCGGCGAGTTTGGTGCCGCCATTTCATAATCTTTATATTCAATTGAATTGTGCCTTTGTCGCATTTATAACTCGCGTCAAGTCCAATTCCGTCAACTTCGGTGATAGCGGCAAACTTACGGTTTCACGTCCAATTCGCATTGCATTGGGCCATTGCTCCGGCTGCCAGTTGAAGCGCTGTTGGTAATAAGGATGTTCGGCTAGGGACAGGTAATGCACGCCGGTTCCGATGCCGGCGGCGTTCATGCGATCCAGGAAGTTGTCGCGAGAGCGGCCGCAAAGAGCTTCATCCACTCTGACAGTGAACAAATGATAGGCGTGTCTCGTATCGGCTTCGGGTATCGTCGGAAGGCCAAGTGGCAGGTTGACGAGTTCGTGCATGTAGCGATTCCAGGCCTGCTCGCGGCACTTCCAATTGGCGTCAACACGAGTGAGCTGATGGATCCCGATCGCCGCTTGCAGGTCCATCATGTTGTATTTGAAGCCGCATTCCACAACTTGATAATGCTTATAGCCCTTGTCGCCGAAGCGATGCCACGCATCCTTGCTCATGCCGTGCAGTGCAAGCACGCGGGCGCGTGCAACAAGAGCTTCATCCCGCCCGACGATCATCCCGCCTTCGCCGGTGGTGATGTTCTTGGTGGCGTAGAAGCTGAAA contains:
- a CDS encoding glycosyltransferase codes for the protein MLAKVIRRATRAYADGYKLAEDARRIAGVPVNFLPSTRRIGLNKSSIPRDNPPYRLLFLGRWHPNKGVDLLLEALELLEDNDWQLIERIEIQGGGPLESLVRARVEVLRERGHPVEAGRFLTKPEAEKAIASSDWVLIPSRIESIPIVFSDAMKSRRPIIAMPVGDMPRLLSLHEVGHLASGVGAGEFAHALSTALHDRASRFERELQDASDCFSIEKNVVVKILQALPERWGGISV
- a CDS encoding class I SAM-dependent methyltransferase; amino-acid sequence: MKPATEQAVKESPSLDTRLQSDWSLRQAEFGNVPQAVLLRNLPPQVNELIDKWHRSLLRWILAPLVNQSDKWVADLGCGYGRMAHEAVTLGIQNVIGLDYEYGFCKKFQIDYGLAIRGSIAKPPFANSSISAAYSITSLMYIGIEDAARGLELLDDSLKPGSCILLLEAGSEFNRISRCFLRKKKSQQLAVNGLTRADLRRIIPDSWRIVASGSNAGTTALLPFLLLCNRWHFAFGALSKLALWIDRPLKKDRDQRWRKLGLHRWVACEKAK
- a CDS encoding DegT/DnrJ/EryC1/StrS family aminotransferase: MTSPEPPFLIFGSPLIEQPEIDEVVACMQSAWLGTGPRVAKLESDFAAYKEMTPSRVTALNSCTAALHVSMVAAGFEAGSEVITTPLTFCATANAIIHAGLTPVLADVNASTQCIDPAAIEAAITSRTRAILPVHFAGRPCDMDAILAIANKHDLVIIEDCAHAIETEYHGQKAGTFGDFGCFSFYATKNITTGEGGMIVGRDEALVARARVLALHGMSKDAWHRFGDKGYKHYQVVECGFKYNMMDLQAAIGIHQLTRVDANWKCREQAWNRYMHELVNLPLGLPTIPEADTRHAYHLFTVRVDEALCGRSRDNFLDRMNAAGIGTGVHYLSLAEHPYYQQRFNWQPEQWPNAMRIGRETVSLPLSPKLTELDLTRVINATKAQFN
- a CDS encoding class I SAM-dependent methyltransferase; this encodes MRGYQYDFSKNHSEMYSDEGRIKKATTMRLVLAEVFGDRLQDLQVLSVGCSTGIIDSELAGAVGSVTGIDIDADAVRFAQETYVAKNLNFKVGDAMNIDFQDASFDAIICAQVYEHVPDPVRLMSEIERVLKPGGVCYFAATNRLNLIEQHYGLPFLSIIPVSWANHYLRILGRGQFYYERHMTYGELRRLVENFDVDDVTPRLLDNPGRYAVCYMFNGPRLAAARALRRLAYWLFPGYIWLLWKRQKR
- a CDS encoding glycosyltransferase family 2 protein, encoding MGNPTLSIILPAKNEAEGLRGTLPALRVAYPGAEIIVIDDGSTDDTVRVAREAGASVLSSPYSMGNGAAVKRGARAATGEVLVFMDADGQHGAEHIAALLARLDEGYDMVVGARSRDGQANLHRGLANAFYNRLASWMTGHRIMDLTSGFRAVRADKFKEFLHLLPNGFSYPTTSTMAFFRSAYPVAYVPIPVAKRVGNGSHIRPFKDGVRFLLIIFKIASLYSPLKLFAPTAAVFFLAGAGWYFWTFYQAGRFTNMSMLLLSAAVIIFLIGLVSEQITNLTYLKH
- a CDS encoding type II toxin-antitoxin system HipA family toxin, whose protein sequence is MTDTDMDERIRLLQVNVAGQLSGQLLQQSGFEYRYLQEDSAQPAVGLLMPPARLTWQDGALFPVMDQNLPEGDLFNRLRQHFPKQAMTAMRLLALIGNNGIGRLGYRVPGSAAPVQAVPITRQTLLRMPFTAQLFDELVHAYLATGIGVAGMQPKIMVPDRATIPIPNLIVKTAGAGYPALTANEYLCMTAAARAGIDVAKVELGDDGQLLLVERFDLDDSGQRLGFEDVASLMGLRVRDTLSERKYHGSYQRVAELLGMITGNRHDLQRFYEQLAFSIMVGNGDAHLKNFGVLYHGPADGIRLAPMFDVVTTRIYRYQRSPGGPELEDNTLALRLWSGKAQRSKAYPLPEELRRFGRDVCGVRDPQAPLDRIAAAMADTLHAAADPRIPAGLLARLRPVWENGIRYGQ